The region CGTGGCCGTTCTCCAGTAGCACCGAGCACGCCACCGCGGCGATGTCCCGAACGTCCACGACCGGGACCGCCGCGGAGGGGGGGGTGTAGAACACCCCCTGCGTGGAGATCGTCGGGGCGAATTCGAGCGTGTTCTGCATGAACGAATGAGGACGGAGGCGCGTGTAGGTCAGACCGCACTTCTCCAGCGCCTCGTCCATCTCTCCGTGGAGACGAAGGAACCGCGACTTCGAGGTGGTGGAGGCATCCACGGCGGACATCTTGACGAGGTACGAGACGCCGGCCTTCTTCGCCGCCTCGATCGCGTTCCTCTGGAGCGCCGGAGAGCCGGGATCCGGTGACGAAAGGAGGAAGACC is a window of Candidatus Eisenbacteria bacterium DNA encoding:
- a CDS encoding NAD(P)H-binding protein, whose translation is MILVTGATGKTGRELVRLLTTSGARFRVLARNADKARDRLGAGVEIVTGDLGRPESLEPAMRGIERVFLLSSPDPGSPALQRNAIEAAKKAGVSYLVKMSAVDASTTSKSRFLRLHGEMDEALEKCGLTYTRLRPHSFMQNTLEFAPTISTQGVFYTPPSAAVPVVDVRDIAAVACSVLLENGH